The following are from one region of the Salvia splendens isolate huo1 chromosome 2, SspV2, whole genome shotgun sequence genome:
- the LOC121787794 gene encoding uncharacterized protein LOC121787794 isoform X1 — protein sequence MAFDCNNNHRKPLLFSDLFKNHQNDKDQRGAASASASTSSSNQFLSSWDSSSSGFSTPLRSDFGSSEGDDADFIADLTRQMAECMLDDEETAAADTVSEASSYDNLDAINNESYSSSVRIDGSSQASMKVYELKNQPQRATRGRRVRRSESAQQKTEQQYRGREWGGPVINGYSGSGMQAVFLGGSGPRIGSSGTGVFLPRDPTEPKTKSGCSMVLMPTRVLQVLEKHFSKMQQDSNAPPPPHSGGSPKEEGESRISNGLEMQLPQEWTY from the exons ATGGCTTTCGATTGCAACAATAATCACCGGAAACCACTATTGTTTTCGGATTTATTCAAAAACCACCAAAACGACAAGGACCAGCGCGGCGCAGcttccgcctccgcctccacctCAAGTTCGAATCAGTTCCTATCGTCGTGGGATTCCTCCTCCTCCGGCTTCAGCACGCCGCTCCGCTCCGACTTCGGCTCGTCAGAGGGGGACGACGCCGATTTCATCGCCGATTTGACTCGTCAGATGGCCGAGTGTATGCTCGATGATGAAGAAACCGCCGCCGCCGATACTGTCTCTGAG GCGAGTAGCTACGATAACTTGGACGCCATTAATAACGAGTCGTACTCGAGTTCTGTCCGCATCGACGGATCGTCTCAGGCTAGTATGAAG GTTTATGAGTTGAAGAATCAACCGCAGCGTGCGACTCGGGGAAGACGAGTGAGGCGAAGCGAGTCAGCTCAGCAGAAAACAGAGCAGCAATACAGAGGCAGAGAATGGGGTGGACCTGTGATAAATGGTTATTCAGGGTCGGGTATGCAGGCGGTTTTTCTCGGCGGATCCGGGCCCAGAATCGGGTCTAGTGGAACCGGAGTTTTCCTGCCCCGTGATCCCACTGAACCGAAAACCAAATCAG GTTGTTCTATGGTATTGATGCCAACACGAGTGCTTCAAGTACTTGAGAAACATTTCAGCAAAATGCAACAAGATTCCAAtgctccaccaccaccacacaGTGGTGGGTCCCCCAAGG AGGAAGGTGAATCCAGAATATCAAATGGGCTTGAGATGCAACTGCCGCAAGAATGGACGTACTAG
- the LOC121787794 gene encoding uncharacterized protein LOC121787794 isoform X3, with amino-acid sequence MAFDCNNNHRKPLLFSDLFKNHQNDKDQRGAASASASTSSSNQFLSSWDSSSSGFSTPLRSDFGSSEGDDADFIADLTRQMAECMLDDEETAAADTVSEVYELKNQPQRATRGRRVRRSESAQQKTEQQYRGREWGGPVINGYSGSGMQAVFLGGSGPRIGSSGTGVFLPRDPTEPKTKSGCSMVLMPTRVLQVLEKHFSKMQQDSNAPPPPHSGGSPKEEGESRISNGLEMQLPQEWTY; translated from the exons ATGGCTTTCGATTGCAACAATAATCACCGGAAACCACTATTGTTTTCGGATTTATTCAAAAACCACCAAAACGACAAGGACCAGCGCGGCGCAGcttccgcctccgcctccacctCAAGTTCGAATCAGTTCCTATCGTCGTGGGATTCCTCCTCCTCCGGCTTCAGCACGCCGCTCCGCTCCGACTTCGGCTCGTCAGAGGGGGACGACGCCGATTTCATCGCCGATTTGACTCGTCAGATGGCCGAGTGTATGCTCGATGATGAAGAAACCGCCGCCGCCGATACTGTCTCTGAG GTTTATGAGTTGAAGAATCAACCGCAGCGTGCGACTCGGGGAAGACGAGTGAGGCGAAGCGAGTCAGCTCAGCAGAAAACAGAGCAGCAATACAGAGGCAGAGAATGGGGTGGACCTGTGATAAATGGTTATTCAGGGTCGGGTATGCAGGCGGTTTTTCTCGGCGGATCCGGGCCCAGAATCGGGTCTAGTGGAACCGGAGTTTTCCTGCCCCGTGATCCCACTGAACCGAAAACCAAATCAG GTTGTTCTATGGTATTGATGCCAACACGAGTGCTTCAAGTACTTGAGAAACATTTCAGCAAAATGCAACAAGATTCCAAtgctccaccaccaccacacaGTGGTGGGTCCCCCAAGG AGGAAGGTGAATCCAGAATATCAAATGGGCTTGAGATGCAACTGCCGCAAGAATGGACGTACTAG
- the LOC121787794 gene encoding uncharacterized protein LOC121787794 isoform X2, with protein MAFDCNNNHRKPLLFSDLFKNHQNDKDQRGAASASASTSSSNQFLSSWDSSSSGFSTPLRSDFGSSEGDDADFIADLTRQMAECMLDDEETAAADTVSEASSYDNLDAINNESYSSSVRIDGSSQVYELKNQPQRATRGRRVRRSESAQQKTEQQYRGREWGGPVINGYSGSGMQAVFLGGSGPRIGSSGTGVFLPRDPTEPKTKSGCSMVLMPTRVLQVLEKHFSKMQQDSNAPPPPHSGGSPKEEGESRISNGLEMQLPQEWTY; from the exons ATGGCTTTCGATTGCAACAATAATCACCGGAAACCACTATTGTTTTCGGATTTATTCAAAAACCACCAAAACGACAAGGACCAGCGCGGCGCAGcttccgcctccgcctccacctCAAGTTCGAATCAGTTCCTATCGTCGTGGGATTCCTCCTCCTCCGGCTTCAGCACGCCGCTCCGCTCCGACTTCGGCTCGTCAGAGGGGGACGACGCCGATTTCATCGCCGATTTGACTCGTCAGATGGCCGAGTGTATGCTCGATGATGAAGAAACCGCCGCCGCCGATACTGTCTCTGAG GCGAGTAGCTACGATAACTTGGACGCCATTAATAACGAGTCGTACTCGAGTTCTGTCCGCATCGACGGATCGTCTCAG GTTTATGAGTTGAAGAATCAACCGCAGCGTGCGACTCGGGGAAGACGAGTGAGGCGAAGCGAGTCAGCTCAGCAGAAAACAGAGCAGCAATACAGAGGCAGAGAATGGGGTGGACCTGTGATAAATGGTTATTCAGGGTCGGGTATGCAGGCGGTTTTTCTCGGCGGATCCGGGCCCAGAATCGGGTCTAGTGGAACCGGAGTTTTCCTGCCCCGTGATCCCACTGAACCGAAAACCAAATCAG GTTGTTCTATGGTATTGATGCCAACACGAGTGCTTCAAGTACTTGAGAAACATTTCAGCAAAATGCAACAAGATTCCAAtgctccaccaccaccacacaGTGGTGGGTCCCCCAAGG AGGAAGGTGAATCCAGAATATCAAATGGGCTTGAGATGCAACTGCCGCAAGAATGGACGTACTAG
- the LOC121769354 gene encoding uncharacterized protein LOC121769354, with amino-acid sequence MAKDLRRSCYLLLLLSFFSSFLFICWSYFSNRCYADVQIAVEADKRELNLLSFQAAWNSLHFPSDPPSRLLKLAVFVKKWPDKHHAGGLERHAMTLHQDLARRGHELHVFTSSSTNVTSIENLHFHLSQPTAAGYLDQATIWKQFQAEDSTGRPFDVVHTESVGLMHFRARNLNNLAVSWHGIAYESIHSDIIQELLRAPQDKQSSILAERVTKVVEEIQFFPRYAHHVATSDHVGDVLKRIYMLPEERVHIILNGVDEGIFKPEAYSGEDLKLAFGIQASTPLILGIAGRLVKDKGHPLIFEALKQIFNESSKFKEDVVVLVAGDGPWGARYKELGSNLRVLGPLDQAQLARFYNVIDIFVNPTLRAQGLDHTLLEAMLVGKPLMATKLASITGSVVISQEIGYTFSPTVDMLKKAVYNVWKDGRVTLQKKGQLARERALKLFTATKMAAAYERLFLCIAENTKVRNGYCTYTNN; translated from the coding sequence ATGGCCAAGGATTTGCGCCGCAGTTGCTATCTGCTTCTCTTGCTGTCGTTCTTCTCCTCCTTCCTGTTCATCTGTTGGTCTTACTTCTCCAACCGCTGCTATGCCGATGTCCAGATTGCAGTCGAGGCAGATAAGAGAGAGTTGAACCTTCTTTCATTTCAAGCTGCATGGAATTCGCTTCACTTTCCTTCCGACCCACCTTCAAGATTGCTCAAGCTAGCTGTTTTCGTCAAGAAATGGCCTGACAAGCACCACGCTGGAGGGCTGGAGCGCCATGCCATGACTCTGCACCAGGATCTTGCCAGACGGGGACACGAGCTCCACGTCTTCACATCTTCCTCAACTAATGTAACCTCCATAGAGAATTTACATTTCCACCTCTCACAGCCAACGGCTGCTGGTTATCTAGACCAAGCTACAATCTGGAAGCAGTTTCAGGCTGAGGATTCTACTGGGAGACCTTTCGATGTGGTTCACACCGAGAGTGTGGGATTGATGCATTTTAGAGCGAGAAACCTTAACAACTTAGCTGTTAGTTGGCATGGAATTGCATATGAATCTATACATTCTGACATCATTCAGGAACTGCTGCGGGCTCCTCAAGACAAGCAGTCATCCATTTTGGCAGAAAGGGTAACCAAGGTTGTGGAAGAAATACAGTTCTTCCCACGTTATGCTCACCATGTTGCCACTAGTGATCATGTGGGAGATGTTCTGAAACGGATCTATATGTTACCTGAGGAGCGCGTTCACATTATTTTGAACGGTGTTGATGAGGGTATTTTCAAGCCAGAGGCTTATAGTGGTGAAGATCTCAAGTTGGCATTTGGGATTCAAGCATCTACACCACTAATTCTTGGAATTGCAGGAAGGTTGGTGAAAGACAAAGGACATCCCCTGATATTTGAAGCATTAAAACAAATTTTCAACGAGAGTTCAAAATTCAAGGAAGATGTCGTAGTTCTAGTGGCTGGAGATGGTCCCTGGGGTGCGAGGTACAAAGAGCTTGGATCCAACTTGCGTGTTTTAGGCCCGTTGGACCAAGCTCAACTAGCAAGATTCTACAATGTTATTGACATTTTTGTAAATCCAACACTACGTGCTCAAGGTTTGGATCATACCTTGTTGGAAGCCATGCTTGTTGGGAAACCATTGATGGCCACAAAACTTGCCAGCATCACAGGTTCTGTGGTCATTAGCCAAGAAATAGGATACACATTTTCACCCACAGTAGACATGCTGAAGAAAGCTGTGTACAACGTTTGGAAGGATGGAAGAGTTACTCTCCAGAAGAAAGGTCAGTTAGCCAGGGAAAGGGCCTTGAAATTGTTTACTGCCACCAAAATGGCTGCAGCTTACGAGAGATTATTTTTGTGTATTGCTGAGAACACAAAGGTTAGAAATGGTTACTGCACTTACACAAATAACTAG